The Gemmata palustris genome includes a region encoding these proteins:
- a CDS encoding peroxiredoxin — protein sequence MLRFAAKTVAAAIVCVMAGPAMSADDTTLKVKVGDKFPDVPLAAAQIDKVKKDAKTVSIADLKGKTVVVFFYPKALTPGCTVESCGFRDLVKENKLPENVVLLGVSGDTVAKQQEFIDKEKLPMPLLADTDLKLIKELGILGKAGGTTPKRITFVVDKDGKIAKIYEKVAPKDHPQEVLEFVKSLK from the coding sequence ATGTTGCGTTTCGCTGCCAAGACCGTCGCCGCGGCGATCGTCTGTGTAATGGCTGGACCCGCTATGAGCGCTGACGACACCACGCTGAAGGTGAAGGTCGGGGACAAGTTCCCCGACGTGCCGCTGGCCGCGGCGCAGATCGACAAGGTCAAGAAGGACGCGAAGACCGTCTCCATCGCGGACCTGAAGGGCAAAACGGTCGTCGTGTTCTTCTACCCGAAGGCCCTGACCCCCGGGTGTACGGTCGAGTCGTGCGGGTTCCGCGATCTGGTGAAGGAGAACAAGCTCCCGGAGAACGTGGTGCTCCTCGGCGTGAGCGGCGACACCGTCGCGAAGCAGCAGGAGTTCATCGACAAGGAGAAACTGCCGATGCCGCTGCTCGCCGACACCGACCTGAAGCTCATCAAGGAGCTCGGGATTCTCGGTAAGGCCGGCGGAACGACCCCGAAGCGGATCACGTTCGTGGTCGATAAGGACGGGAAGATCGCCAAGATTTACGAGAAGGTGGCCCCGAAGGACCACCCGCAGGAAGTGCTGGAGTTCGTGAAATCGCTGAAATAA
- the infC gene encoding translation initiation factor IF-3 translates to MNEQIRITPIRLIGAEGEAHGIVPTAQALEMAREAGMDLVEVADKERPPVCKIMDFGKFKYAQSKKSHQKTHQQKLKEIRVRPKTGDHDIQTKINQARQFLEHNDKVQVNVLFRGREMQHIEEGQRVMNQVLEALVNDCKLEMPAKMEGKRMVALLAPKSSGPEKGGNQSAAKPKPKPKPPVTPGAAPPPAPAATAPSAPPAGAAPAKPPAPPPKA, encoded by the coding sequence ATGAACGAACAGATCCGCATTACCCCCATTCGTCTCATCGGTGCCGAGGGCGAGGCCCACGGTATCGTCCCCACCGCGCAGGCCCTCGAGATGGCCCGCGAAGCCGGCATGGACCTCGTCGAAGTGGCCGACAAGGAGCGGCCGCCGGTGTGCAAGATCATGGACTTCGGCAAGTTCAAGTACGCCCAGTCCAAGAAGAGCCACCAGAAGACGCACCAGCAAAAGCTCAAAGAGATTCGCGTTCGCCCGAAAACCGGCGACCACGACATTCAAACAAAGATCAACCAAGCGCGCCAGTTCCTCGAGCACAACGACAAGGTGCAGGTGAACGTGCTGTTCCGCGGGCGCGAGATGCAGCACATCGAAGAGGGCCAGCGGGTGATGAACCAGGTGCTCGAAGCCCTGGTCAACGACTGCAAGCTCGAAATGCCGGCGAAGATGGAAGGCAAGCGCATGGTCGCGCTCCTGGCCCCCAAGAGCAGCGGGCCGGAAAAGGGCGGGAACCAGAGCGCGGCCAAACCCAAACCGAAACCCAAGCCGCCGGTCACCCCCGGGGCCGCACCGCCCCCGGCGCCCGCCGCGACCGCACCGAGCGCGCCGCCTGCCGGAGCCGCACCCGCGAAGCCGCCGGCCCCGCCGCCGAAAGCATGA
- a CDS encoding WD40 repeat domain-containing protein yields MATFDKRFIDPDEGALTGVLGKAMKAANRENQTLTNLMARDAAFWGRFAHDVLRSGPEGRRRSCRGGRAVPEVIAAWWTDPAGRKHVRIIGRTRHRFARLRREVELRALPPWWHVYPEAVLGVREQDTERYIAVCRCGALGTPESLGWMGDTCGPCFDRRAEGGAPAGGFGQFGEWSPHLSRFGFSPDGRQLIGQHLSGAFRTVDRADGTSVVGKRKLGNLVIGMATTKTGAVVALHDGTVYRWQSGTRDLELVLHSRRIWGRGALAPNGSRLTLLSYQQAFTADLTAAQPQYMRRTAFEGFAALRYSPDGSRLLGTTYSGELKTLNVDRGTSDAVRRDAFDGLPGGFAAPTEFALAPDGSGALVRRQSFYPSRVLVRHVPLEGGPTVDLKIPDWHQPTNLAYSPDGSYAITAEAESGWIGFWDVSNGKSLGFVRAVLEDLSWRGGQVEFSPGGEALAVAYNTGHSEHGTTIAVWPWPETLRAAG; encoded by the coding sequence ATGGCGACCTTTGATAAGCGGTTCATCGACCCCGACGAGGGCGCGCTGACCGGCGTGCTCGGCAAGGCGATGAAGGCCGCGAACCGCGAGAACCAGACCCTGACCAACCTGATGGCGCGCGACGCGGCGTTCTGGGGGCGCTTCGCACACGACGTGCTCCGCAGCGGACCCGAGGGTCGGCGCCGGTCGTGTCGCGGGGGGCGCGCGGTGCCGGAGGTGATCGCGGCGTGGTGGACCGACCCGGCCGGGCGCAAGCACGTCCGCATTATTGGCCGCACGCGGCACCGGTTCGCGCGCCTGCGCCGCGAAGTCGAACTGCGCGCGCTCCCCCCGTGGTGGCACGTCTACCCGGAAGCGGTGCTGGGCGTGCGCGAGCAGGACACGGAGCGGTACATCGCCGTGTGCCGGTGCGGGGCGCTCGGCACGCCGGAATCGCTCGGCTGGATGGGCGACACCTGTGGGCCGTGCTTCGACCGGCGCGCGGAAGGCGGCGCGCCGGCCGGCGGGTTCGGGCAGTTCGGCGAGTGGTCCCCGCACCTGTCGCGGTTCGGGTTCAGCCCGGACGGGCGCCAGCTCATCGGCCAGCACCTGTCCGGTGCGTTCCGCACCGTGGACCGCGCGGACGGTACATCCGTGGTCGGGAAACGGAAGCTCGGCAACCTGGTCATCGGAATGGCGACAACGAAAACCGGTGCGGTCGTTGCTCTCCACGACGGCACCGTGTACCGGTGGCAGTCCGGTACACGCGACCTCGAACTCGTGCTCCACAGTAGGCGAATTTGGGGCCGCGGAGCGCTCGCGCCCAACGGGTCGCGGCTCACGCTGCTCTCGTACCAGCAGGCGTTCACCGCGGACCTCACCGCCGCCCAGCCGCAGTACATGCGGCGCACGGCGTTCGAGGGGTTCGCAGCGCTCCGGTACTCTCCGGACGGCTCCCGGCTGTTGGGGACGACGTACAGCGGCGAATTGAAAACGCTCAACGTGGATCGCGGAACCTCGGACGCCGTGCGCCGCGATGCGTTCGACGGACTGCCGGGCGGGTTCGCTGCGCCCACGGAGTTCGCCCTGGCGCCCGACGGCTCGGGCGCCCTGGTTCGGCGCCAATCGTTCTACCCGTCCCGCGTACTGGTCCGACACGTTCCGCTGGAGGGGGGGCCGACGGTCGATCTGAAAATCCCGGACTGGCACCAGCCGACGAATTTAGCGTACAGCCCGGACGGAAGTTACGCGATCACGGCCGAGGCCGAGAGCGGGTGGATCGGGTTCTGGGACGTGTCGAACGGAAAATCGCTGGGGTTCGTGCGGGCGGTGCTGGAAGATTTGTCGTGGCGCGGGGGGCAGGTCGAGTTTTCGCCCGGCGGCGAAGCGCTGGCGGTGGCGTACAACACCGGCCACTCGGAACACGGGACGACGATCGCAGTGTGGCCGTGGCCGGAGACGCTGCGGGCCGCAGGGTAG
- a CDS encoding sodium:calcium antiporter, whose protein sequence is MSEFVVLFAVGLLLLAVGSTALVLGAARLDRATGRSAFAVGLVAVGFGPCVAGLAFDLAAVLHKLPRLAMGNVIGGNIASIGLVLGAAVLVRPITGTAKLFATAIPLVIVAALLFWFLARDNKVERIEAGVLLVAGLGALALLIHKARQESEPVKAEFAAWVPNRLSMWTAGGLVLAGLGALIGGAVLVTTNANETVRRLSLDSHRLGLVSAGVMALPALVAAVCAARRGRSNLVLGLAVGPALFNLLLVVGTVAMVRPLLVIEGAILNEVPAMALFTLLLVTPLANGLRVSRGEGAILLVACAGFVAWQVTKK, encoded by the coding sequence ATGTCGGAGTTCGTGGTGCTATTCGCGGTCGGGCTGCTGCTACTCGCGGTCGGTTCAACGGCCCTCGTGCTCGGCGCGGCCCGCCTCGACCGGGCCACCGGGCGCAGCGCGTTCGCGGTCGGGTTGGTCGCGGTCGGCTTCGGGCCGTGTGTCGCGGGCCTCGCGTTCGATCTCGCCGCGGTACTCCACAAACTCCCGCGCCTCGCGATGGGTAACGTCATCGGCGGCAACATCGCGAGTATCGGGCTCGTACTCGGCGCCGCAGTGCTCGTGCGCCCGATTACGGGAACGGCGAAACTATTCGCCACCGCGATCCCACTCGTGATCGTGGCGGCACTCTTGTTTTGGTTCTTGGCACGCGACAACAAAGTCGAACGCATCGAAGCCGGCGTGCTGTTGGTCGCGGGCCTGGGAGCACTGGCCCTCCTGATTCACAAAGCGCGCCAAGAATCTGAGCCAGTGAAAGCGGAATTTGCGGCGTGGGTGCCGAACCGCCTGTCGATGTGGACCGCGGGGGGGCTGGTACTTGCGGGATTGGGCGCGTTAATTGGTGGCGCCGTTCTCGTTACCACCAACGCGAACGAAACGGTGCGCCGATTATCGCTCGATTCGCACCGACTCGGACTGGTTTCGGCCGGCGTGATGGCGCTGCCGGCCCTGGTTGCCGCCGTCTGTGCCGCGCGACGCGGGCGCTCGAACCTTGTTCTGGGCCTCGCCGTCGGTCCGGCCCTGTTCAATCTGCTGTTGGTCGTCGGCACCGTTGCGATGGTGCGCCCGCTCCTCGTGATCGAGGGCGCGATCCTGAACGAAGTGCCCGCTATGGCACTCTTCACACTGCTGCTCGTTACTCCGCTGGCGAACGGGCTCCGGGTGTCGCGCGGGGAGGGGGCGATCCTCCTCGTCGCGTGCGCCGGATTCGTCGCGTGGCAGGTCACGAAGAAGTAA
- a CDS encoding spinster family MFS transporter translates to MHTGTATDSAGPSKAIPGAGWALALLIGINLFNYIDRQILSATLPKIKRDATIFPSDAQWVNTKLGALTTAFMVAYMCLSPVFGRLGDRLSRWLLVGVAVIGWSLATGGTGLATGYLILFLTRCLVGIGEAAYGPVAPAMLSDMYPVDHRGRVMAWFYVAIPVGSALGFVIGSQVAETSLGWRGAFYLAVIPGLVLGVLCFFMKETPRHRAQEELARVNGNAGAGVHGPSYWAVLKELKLNRSFVLCCAGMTASTFVLGGVATVMQLYVFEREARFTLDTKAIDRLRTEERFRRSDGSLMVPEAVTNKLEAGAGPDVLTLTQAEARLKGTPSTPGLLTEAEVTSYQADILDASPAEGYLTNGAIGTYIGGIVVIGGLIATLLGGTFGDYLRKRGVKGAYFQVAGWGMVIAFPFFLGMLFVSFPLAWAFLFVAVFFLFFNTGPANTILANVTRSEIRATAFAINILVIHALGDAISPLIIGFVSDLSSLHTAFVGVSMLIPISGVLWIWGAKYLDEDTAKAEAQVTSS, encoded by the coding sequence ATGCACACCGGAACCGCAACCGATTCGGCCGGGCCGAGCAAAGCGATACCGGGTGCCGGGTGGGCGCTGGCGCTGCTCATCGGTATCAACCTGTTCAACTACATCGATCGCCAAATCCTTTCGGCCACGCTGCCCAAGATCAAGCGGGACGCGACCATCTTCCCGTCCGACGCGCAGTGGGTGAACACCAAGCTCGGTGCGCTGACGACCGCGTTCATGGTCGCGTACATGTGCCTGTCCCCGGTGTTCGGGCGGCTCGGCGACAGATTGTCGCGGTGGCTCCTGGTCGGCGTCGCGGTGATCGGTTGGAGCCTCGCGACGGGGGGGACCGGGCTGGCGACGGGCTACCTGATTCTGTTCCTCACGCGCTGTCTGGTCGGGATCGGTGAAGCGGCTTACGGCCCCGTCGCGCCCGCGATGCTCTCCGACATGTACCCGGTGGACCACCGCGGGCGGGTGATGGCGTGGTTCTACGTGGCCATCCCGGTCGGTAGCGCGCTGGGCTTCGTGATCGGTTCGCAGGTGGCGGAAACCTCGCTCGGGTGGCGCGGGGCGTTCTACCTCGCTGTGATTCCCGGGCTCGTATTGGGTGTGCTGTGCTTCTTCATGAAGGAAACTCCGCGGCACAGGGCACAGGAAGAACTCGCTCGCGTTAACGGGAACGCCGGAGCGGGTGTTCACGGCCCGAGTTACTGGGCGGTGTTAAAGGAGCTGAAACTGAACCGCTCCTTCGTGCTGTGCTGCGCGGGAATGACGGCGTCCACGTTCGTGTTGGGCGGCGTGGCGACCGTCATGCAGCTCTACGTGTTCGAGCGCGAGGCCCGGTTCACACTCGACACGAAAGCGATCGATCGGCTCCGAACCGAAGAACGGTTTCGGCGCTCCGACGGCAGCCTGATGGTGCCGGAAGCAGTCACGAACAAGCTCGAAGCGGGGGCCGGCCCGGACGTGCTGACGCTCACCCAAGCCGAAGCCCGATTGAAGGGGACGCCGAGCACACCCGGACTGTTGACCGAAGCGGAAGTCACCAGCTACCAAGCCGATATCCTGGACGCGAGTCCGGCCGAAGGGTATTTGACCAACGGGGCTATTGGCACTTATATCGGCGGCATCGTGGTGATCGGAGGGTTGATCGCGACACTTTTGGGCGGGACTTTTGGCGACTATTTGCGGAAGCGCGGGGTGAAGGGGGCGTACTTCCAGGTCGCCGGGTGGGGGATGGTGATCGCGTTCCCGTTCTTCCTGGGGATGCTGTTCGTCTCGTTCCCGCTGGCGTGGGCGTTCTTGTTCGTGGCCGTGTTCTTCTTGTTCTTCAACACCGGCCCCGCGAACACCATTTTGGCGAACGTCACCCGTTCGGAGATCCGCGCCACCGCGTTCGCGATCAACATCCTGGTGATTCACGCTCTCGGCGACGCGATTTCGCCGCTCATCATCGGCTTCGTGTCCGACCTGTCGAGCCTGCACACGGCGTTCGTCGGCGTGTCGATGCTGATCCCAATCAGTGGCGTGCTGTGGATTTGGGGCGCGAAGTACCTCGACGAAGACACCGCGAAGGCCGAGGCCCAAGTTACTTCTTCGTGA
- a CDS encoding MBL fold metallo-hydrolase has product MTARFTVLASGSGGNASLLELDGFGLLIDCGLHPRLLTARLQSIGASWERVSAVVLTHTHTDHWKDAVLADLRSRRIPMYGHAKHFAHMERVASSFATFNAAGLAREYADGRPIELTKNLTCLPIRVSHDSVPTYAFRVDGLDEHQPAPAWSIGYAADLGCSSPELISAFAGVDVLALEYNHDELMERASPRPKFLVDRVLGDMGHLSNKQAAELTATIAGRSGEGFPSHLVQLHLSKDCNKPELAAVAGREALVALNPTTEVITARQDVAAKTITLVRRPNSANRAAARVNRPAPKRRTVQPSLFDDSEW; this is encoded by the coding sequence ATGACGGCCCGGTTCACAGTTCTGGCGAGCGGCAGCGGCGGGAACGCCAGTTTGCTCGAACTCGACGGGTTCGGCCTGCTCATCGATTGCGGGTTGCACCCGCGGCTCCTCACCGCGCGCCTCCAGTCGATCGGTGCGTCGTGGGAGCGCGTGTCGGCCGTTGTGCTCACGCACACGCACACGGACCACTGGAAGGACGCCGTCCTCGCCGACCTGCGGAGCCGGCGCATTCCGATGTACGGCCACGCCAAGCACTTCGCTCACATGGAGCGGGTCGCGTCGTCGTTCGCCACCTTCAACGCGGCGGGGCTCGCGCGCGAGTACGCCGACGGGCGCCCCATCGAACTCACGAAGAACCTCACCTGTTTGCCGATCCGCGTGTCACACGATTCCGTGCCCACTTACGCCTTCCGCGTGGACGGCCTCGACGAGCACCAGCCCGCGCCCGCGTGGTCGATTGGCTACGCGGCCGACCTCGGCTGTAGCTCGCCGGAGTTGATTTCCGCGTTCGCGGGCGTGGACGTGCTCGCGCTGGAGTACAACCACGACGAACTGATGGAGCGGGCCAGTCCGCGACCCAAGTTCCTCGTTGATCGCGTCCTCGGCGATATGGGGCACCTCTCGAACAAGCAGGCCGCGGAACTGACCGCGACCATCGCGGGGCGGTCGGGGGAGGGGTTCCCCTCACACCTCGTTCAACTACACTTGAGCAAAGATTGTAATAAGCCGGAACTCGCAGCAGTGGCGGGACGCGAAGCCCTCGTTGCGCTGAATCCGACAACGGAAGTCATTACGGCGCGGCAAGATGTGGCGGCGAAGACGATCACCCTCGTGCGGCGCCCCAACTCCGCGAACCGTGCCGCCGCGCGCGTGAACCGCCCCGCACCGAAGCGCCGAACGGTTCAGCCCTCTCTCTTCGACGACTCGGAGTGGTGA
- a CDS encoding prenyltransferase/squalene oxidase repeat-containing protein: MKFGRQVALATMMMVLGMSAVTVGGAQEKKEQPKEKQKGGAKQKTWDEVADAGVAYLKTTQAEDGTWSKTSHPGITAVVLTGLFKSGKATADDAFAAKGLKFVETLVDEKEGHIAAGENLRHKFYTTSVNLQALKASGSKKYDKVIADAVTYFKKGQVGSADGKKEDDSNYGGFGYGPGTRGDMSNTHFVLDSLVAANVPKDDEVYKKTLVFVSRSQNLESEANKLPWAGKINDGSFIYVNGSAPGGTAAADAARPGYGSMTYAGLKSLAICGVSKDDPRHKKALEWVAKNYSVDLNPGRAEGAGGQGYYYYLVAMARCFHTLGVDEVVDAAGKKHDWRAEITRALTFRQRKDGSWGNDFTTWMEGDPNLDTAFALIALSYTKPKK, translated from the coding sequence ATGAAGTTCGGGCGACAGGTCGCGCTCGCGACCATGATGATGGTTCTCGGCATGTCCGCCGTTACGGTCGGCGGCGCGCAGGAGAAGAAGGAGCAGCCCAAAGAGAAACAGAAGGGCGGCGCCAAGCAGAAGACCTGGGACGAAGTCGCGGACGCGGGGGTCGCGTACCTCAAGACCACACAGGCCGAAGACGGCACGTGGAGCAAGACGAGTCACCCGGGCATCACCGCCGTCGTGCTGACGGGCCTGTTCAAGAGCGGCAAGGCGACCGCGGACGATGCGTTCGCGGCGAAGGGGCTGAAGTTCGTCGAGACGCTCGTGGACGAGAAAGAGGGCCACATCGCGGCCGGCGAGAACCTGCGCCACAAGTTCTACACGACGAGCGTGAACCTCCAGGCGCTCAAGGCGTCCGGCTCCAAGAAGTACGACAAGGTGATCGCGGACGCGGTCACGTACTTCAAGAAGGGCCAGGTCGGTTCGGCCGACGGCAAGAAGGAGGATGACTCGAACTACGGCGGCTTCGGGTACGGCCCGGGCACGCGCGGCGACATGTCGAACACGCACTTCGTTCTCGATTCGCTCGTCGCGGCCAATGTTCCGAAGGACGACGAGGTCTACAAGAAGACGCTCGTGTTCGTGAGCCGGTCCCAGAACCTGGAGAGCGAAGCCAACAAGTTGCCGTGGGCCGGGAAGATCAACGACGGCAGCTTCATCTACGTCAACGGCTCCGCACCCGGCGGGACCGCCGCCGCGGACGCCGCGCGCCCGGGCTACGGCAGTATGACGTATGCCGGGCTCAAGAGCCTCGCGATCTGCGGCGTGAGCAAGGACGACCCACGCCACAAGAAGGCGCTGGAGTGGGTGGCCAAGAACTACTCCGTGGACCTCAACCCGGGTCGCGCGGAAGGGGCCGGCGGACAGGGTTACTACTACTACCTCGTCGCGATGGCCCGGTGCTTCCACACGCTCGGCGTCGATGAGGTGGTGGACGCGGCCGGGAAGAAGCACGACTGGCGCGCCGAGATCACCCGCGCGCTCACGTTCCGGCAGCGCAAGGACGGCAGTTGGGGCAACGACTTCACCACCTGGATGGAAGGCGATCCGAACCTCGATACGGCCTTCGCGCTGATAGCGCTGAGTTACACGAAGCCCAAAAAATAA
- a CDS encoding DUF1559 domain-containing protein, which produces MPTKKRIGFTLIELLVVIAIIAILIGLLLPAVQKVREAAARMKCQNNLKQIGLGVHMYDQTQGVLPNMSFCGGGCEDTNPGMQNIFFRFRHYPVAFELLPYVEQDNLYKQFNLNKSGTDNTTPGIAGGQTNLQLSSQPLSVFLCPSMPAPVNPVFAGYASYGWNRGNSDVRSPAQSGDIFKPGQAYGFTPSDGVFISAMDAGLSYDGGVALAAKHTADPTWWQPPNTYKIKLQSITDGLSNTIAAGDMHNILKGYTTTTVNSVSIGTTAVESGGPIAWGASGGDYYSEGRTTVPMNTLTGPYYSRSITDPAALHDILFKSPIYSFRSTHTGGCNFLLCDGSVKFITQSINMTTYMALGSRNGGEVIGDY; this is translated from the coding sequence GTGCCCACGAAGAAAAGGATCGGCTTCACGCTGATCGAATTGCTAGTTGTTATCGCCATCATCGCTATTCTCATCGGCCTGTTGTTGCCCGCGGTTCAGAAGGTGCGCGAAGCCGCCGCGCGCATGAAGTGCCAAAACAACCTCAAGCAGATCGGCCTCGGCGTTCACATGTACGACCAGACCCAGGGGGTGCTGCCGAACATGAGCTTTTGCGGCGGCGGCTGCGAGGACACTAACCCGGGCATGCAGAACATCTTTTTCCGCTTTCGCCACTACCCGGTGGCCTTCGAGCTGCTGCCCTACGTCGAGCAGGACAATCTCTACAAGCAGTTCAACCTCAACAAGTCCGGGACCGACAACACGACCCCCGGGATCGCTGGCGGTCAGACCAACCTCCAATTGTCTTCTCAACCCTTGAGCGTCTTCCTTTGCCCGTCCATGCCGGCCCCGGTCAACCCCGTATTCGCCGGCTACGCGAGCTACGGGTGGAACCGCGGCAACAGCGACGTCCGCTCCCCCGCCCAGTCCGGCGACATCTTCAAACCGGGGCAGGCATACGGGTTCACACCCTCCGACGGGGTGTTCATCTCGGCGATGGACGCCGGCCTGAGTTACGACGGCGGCGTGGCGCTGGCAGCCAAGCACACCGCCGACCCGACCTGGTGGCAACCCCCCAACACGTACAAGATCAAGCTCCAAAGCATCACCGACGGGCTGTCCAACACGATTGCCGCGGGCGACATGCACAACATCCTCAAGGGTTACACCACGACGACCGTGAACAGTGTGTCCATCGGCACCACGGCGGTGGAGTCGGGAGGCCCGATCGCCTGGGGAGCCAGCGGCGGCGACTACTACAGCGAGGGGCGCACCACGGTGCCGATGAACACGCTCACCGGACCGTACTACAGCCGGAGCATCACGGACCCGGCCGCGCTGCACGACATCCTCTTCAAGAGCCCGATTTACTCGTTCCGGAGCACGCACACCGGTGGGTGCAACTTCCTGTTGTGCGATGGATCGGTGAAGTTCATCACCCAGTCCATCAACATGACCACCTACATGGCGCTCGGCAGCCGCAACGGGGGCGAGGTGATCGGTGACTACTAG
- a CDS encoding carboxypeptidase-like regulatory domain-containing protein has product MRPFLLFVLAALAGCGQPTAPAIALYPVEGQLVVSGIPAVNAQVALHPIGEPTSSYHPVGTTGADGRFRLTTRTTGDGAPAGEYVVTVIWTNHELFGGDCPCGADPTQHDRLCGAYADPATSRLRATIRAQHNEIALEATVGAGGRGWNLPRLQDAGKKSDRPAPTERDRGRP; this is encoded by the coding sequence ATGCGCCCCTTCCTGTTGTTTGTCCTCGCAGCTCTCGCCGGGTGCGGTCAACCGACCGCGCCCGCGATCGCCCTGTACCCGGTAGAAGGCCAGTTGGTCGTCAGCGGCATTCCGGCGGTGAACGCGCAGGTCGCGCTCCACCCGATCGGTGAACCGACATCAAGCTATCACCCGGTTGGCACGACCGGGGCGGACGGGCGGTTCCGCCTCACGACGCGCACGACCGGGGACGGCGCGCCGGCCGGGGAGTACGTCGTCACGGTCATCTGGACCAACCACGAGTTGTTCGGCGGCGACTGCCCGTGCGGTGCCGACCCGACACAGCACGACCGCCTCTGCGGGGCTTACGCCGATCCCGCAACGTCGCGACTCCGCGCGACGATTCGAGCTCAGCACAACGAGATCGCGCTCGAGGCGACGGTGGGGGCGGGCGGGCGCGGGTGGAACTTACCCCGGTTGCAGGACGCCGGTAAGAAAAGCGACCGACCCGCGCCGACCGAACGTGATCGCGGACGGCCGTAA
- a CDS encoding DUF1501 domain-containing protein, whose product MLTFWGERQRYCDNINRRNFLQLGAFGAGLTLADVLRLKAAQDPSATKSTPQKAAIMIYLPGGPSHMDMYDLKPEAPMEFRGEFKPIRTNVPGVQICEHMPLQARMWDKLACVRSLISTEEHSDSLVSTGYSESTNRIASHPAFGSVISKLRSDGNNDVPPFVSLRGGGSPGTEPGYLGVGHRPFTPSGAGMENLRLANGVNVNRMDDRKDLLGKFDTARREIDATGTMKGMDSFAGRAFDMISSGIVRKALDLKNEDPKTRDRYKGVEQFLTARRLVEAGVGCVTLSYGGWDTHTSNFKELKRMLPELDRGIANLINDLHDRGMQDDVVTVVWGEFGRTPKINNSDAGRDHWAPVMSAMIAGGGLKMGQAIGSSSAKGEYPKERPYKVPHLLSTIYGAMGIDAGYTFPNGAGRPMYILDDRNKVEELI is encoded by the coding sequence ATGTTGACCTTCTGGGGCGAACGTCAGCGGTACTGTGACAACATCAACCGTCGGAACTTCCTCCAACTCGGAGCGTTCGGGGCCGGGCTGACGCTCGCCGACGTGCTCCGACTCAAGGCCGCGCAAGACCCCAGTGCCACAAAGTCCACGCCGCAAAAAGCGGCGATCATGATCTACCTGCCGGGCGGCCCGTCGCACATGGATATGTACGACCTCAAGCCCGAAGCCCCGATGGAGTTCCGCGGCGAGTTCAAGCCCATTCGGACCAACGTGCCCGGTGTGCAGATCTGCGAACACATGCCGCTGCAAGCCCGCATGTGGGACAAGCTCGCCTGCGTTCGCTCCCTGATTTCCACCGAGGAACACAGCGACTCGCTCGTGAGCACCGGCTACAGCGAGAGCACCAACCGTATCGCGTCGCACCCGGCGTTCGGCTCCGTGATCTCGAAGTTGCGCAGCGACGGCAACAACGACGTTCCCCCGTTCGTCAGCCTCCGCGGGGGCGGCAGCCCGGGCACCGAACCGGGGTACCTCGGCGTCGGGCACCGGCCGTTCACCCCGAGCGGCGCCGGGATGGAAAACCTCCGGCTCGCCAACGGCGTGAACGTGAACCGCATGGACGACCGCAAAGACCTGCTCGGCAAGTTCGACACCGCGCGGCGCGAGATCGACGCGACCGGCACCATGAAGGGCATGGACTCGTTCGCCGGTCGCGCGTTCGACATGATCTCGTCCGGGATCGTCCGCAAGGCTCTCGATCTCAAAAACGAAGACCCGAAGACCCGCGACCGGTACAAGGGGGTCGAACAGTTCCTGACCGCGCGCCGGCTCGTCGAAGCGGGCGTCGGGTGCGTCACGCTGAGTTACGGCGGGTGGGACACGCACACGAGTAACTTCAAAGAACTGAAGCGGATGCTCCCGGAACTCGACCGCGGGATCGCGAACCTCATCAACGACCTGCACGACCGCGGGATGCAGGACGACGTGGTGACCGTGGTGTGGGGCGAGTTCGGCCGCACCCCGAAGATCAACAACTCGGACGCGGGCCGCGACCACTGGGCGCCCGTGATGAGCGCGATGATTGCGGGCGGCGGCCTCAAGATGGGCCAGGCGATCGGCAGCAGTTCCGCGAAGGGTGAGTACCCGAAAGAGCGGCCGTACAAGGTGCCGCACCTGCTCAGCACGATTTACGGTGCGATGGGCATCGATGCGGGCTACACCTTCCCGAACGGCGCCGGTCGGCCGATGTACATTCTCGATGACCGCAACAAGGTCGAAGAACTGATCTGA